ATGATCATCATTTATTTAATGAAATAATCTCCAGTGATGTTTAATAATGTCGTTATTAAACTACAAATGAGCAAGTGAGCTTATAAAGACTGTAACTCTTTTACGTAATTACTCGCTATTTTTAATTACTTCTAAATATCGTTTTTAATTAAGTAATGTTTATATAGTATTACAATGTATTTTCTATTGATGATCTCCCAGCTGATGACGGGCACTGCTCACGAGGTTTTGGGAGTGATAAAAACTGGATGGGAGGGTATTGGTGTTTCCCTCGACCAGCCCCAATGAGTTAAGGGTGAAAGTGTATGAACCCTTAAGAGGGGTGCCCGTAGCGGAATTAGAAGTAAGGATAAGTTACGCCACGGGTAAACACATAAACGTTATACTTCTCATGCTGCGTTTTTACATTTATAATTTTTAGGATATATGTCACATTTTTAATTTATACTCATAATATATTGGACTTTTTAACATCATGTAAAGTTACTGGAGTTTTCCATAAATTCTAATCTTAGCTATATCCTTTCAAAAACTAATAGCCATTTAAAAATATTATATACTAACAGATATATCTAAAAAGTCTTACGTGATTAGGTAATTAGCTAAAGGTTAATTTTTAAAGACTAACGCGAATCAACTATTTAATAATGAAGTTAAGAGTGCTTGAATTAGGCAATAATATTTCAGCGCCTTTAGTAGGTGAAATATTAGCTGATTTAGGAGCTGAGGTTATAAAAGTCGAACCACCTCCTTACGGAGATGATAGGAGGAGAGTTAAACCTGAGATAAACGGGATAGGAATTTACTTTGCCAGTACTAATAAGGGTAAGAAAAGTATTGTAATTAATTTAAAGACAGAAGAAGGATATGAAATATTTCAAAGATTAGTTAAAACCGCAAATATTTTAGTTACCAATTATAGACCGTCAGCACTAAGAAAACTCAGAATAGATTATGACAACGTAAGGAAGATAAACCCAAAAATAATTTACTGCTCTATAACAGGTTTCGGAAATTTCTCTGAGGAAGCTGATAAGCCAGCTTATGATGCTACCATATTAGCCTTAAGTGGCTTAATGGATATGACTGGGGATGAGAATGGTCCTCCAGCGAAATTTGCTACTTCTATTTCAGATATAACTACTGCTTTAATGGCAACGATAGTTATTTTGTGGGCATTAAATAATGGAGGACCAGCCTTTTTAGACGTTCCCATGATCTACACTCAATTTTATTTAACCTTAGAAGATGCATATATGTATCTAAATACGGGTTTAATACCTAAAAGAACGGGTTCTAAACATAGATATCTAGTGCCATATCAAGTATTTAAAGCGTCTGATGGCTATTTCTTCTTAGCTGTATTTAATGATGAACAGTACAATAGATTATGTAAAGCAATAAATAGGCCAGATTTAGCAAAGTTCGATACAATTTCGAAGAGGTTAGAGAATAGAGAGTTTATCGAGAATGAATTACAGAAAATATTCGAGAAAAATAGCAGAAAATATTGGGTAGAATTATTAACTGAGGCTGATGTACCAGTAGCTCCAGTATTAAATTTAGCTGAGGCCTTTGAAAATTATGGAAATAGGCTAGTTTTCGAGACTAATGGTATAAAATATATTCAATTTCCAGTTAAGTCGAATCTCGAACTTGGTGTGAAAGAACC
The genomic region above belongs to Saccharolobus caldissimus and contains:
- a CDS encoding CaiB/BaiF CoA transferase family protein produces the protein MMKLRVLELGNNISAPLVGEILADLGAEVIKVEPPPYGDDRRRVKPEINGIGIYFASTNKGKKSIVINLKTEEGYEIFQRLVKTANILVTNYRPSALRKLRIDYDNVRKINPKIIYCSITGFGNFSEEADKPAYDATILALSGLMDMTGDENGPPAKFATSISDITTALMATIVILWALNNGGPAFLDVPMIYTQFYLTLEDAYMYLNTGLIPKRTGSKHRYLVPYQVFKASDGYFFLAVFNDEQYNRLCKAINRPDLAKFDTISKRLENREFIENELQKIFEKNSRKYWVELLTEADVPVAPVLNLAEAFENYGNRLVFETNGIKYIQFPVKSNLELGVKEPAPKLGQHTREILLELGYSEEKINELAQKGVILVNKT